The region CGTCTGCTCGGACTCGACCTCGACCACCGAACCGCCGTCGACGGCGTAGGTGCGGCCGAGGTAGTCCTGCACGCCCTGGTCGACCGTGGTGATGCCGACGCCGGTGTAGGCGGCGTGGCTGTCTTCGGCGAACGCGAGCGGAAGCACGCCGCTGCCGGCGAGCTCCCCGCTCTGGATCGCATCGATCAGCGACTCGCGGGTCGGGTCCTCGCCCGCCACGGCGAGCGCTTCGGCGAACAGGTACGCCACGCTCATGCCGTAGACCGTGTTGCCGTCGAAGGCGGCACCGTCGTTGTAGTCGGCGTTGACCTGCTGGAACAGCTCGATCCAGTCGTCGTCGCTCTGCGCGGCGGGCAGGTAGTTGGTGCCGACGAGCCCCTGGAGCAGCTGCGGCCCGACGTCGGCACCCAGGTACTCGACGAGCGTCTCGTAGCTCGCACCCGAGGACGACGAGAACCACATCGGGAACCATCCGAGCTGGGCGGCCGTGCCGATCGCCAGCGCGCTGAACCCGTTGATCGTCGCGAGGATGTTGATCTCGCACCCGGCCGCCTGCAGCGCGCCGACCTGGGCCGTGACGTCCTGGTTCGACACGGAGTAACGCTCGACGTGGGTGAGTCCGTCGGCTCCGAGCGCGAGCTCGGCGCCTTCGATCATCTCGTCGCCGAAGTCGTCGTCCTGTCCGAGGAGGCACACCTTCTTGCCCGGGTACTCATCGGCGGCGTACTGCGCGAGGGCCGCACCCTCGACGACGTAGTCGGCGTTGAACCCGAACGTGAACGGGTACTTCTCGGGCTGATTCCAGCTCGTCGAACCCGACGCGACGAACAGGTCGGGCACCTCGTTCTGGTTGAGGAAGTCGAGCACCGACGTGTGGGTCGGGGTGCCGAGCCCGTTCACGATGGCGAACACCTCGTCTTCCTGCACGAGTTCGCGCACCACGGTCTGGGTGGTCGCGGGGTTGTAGCCGTCGTCCTTGACGATGTACTCGATCGACCGGCCGTTCACGCCGCCGTTGTCGTTCAGGAACTCGAAGTACGCCGTGGCGGCCGCCGAGATCGACGAGTATCCGGCAGCGGCCGGTCCGGTCAGCGGCGTGTGCGTGCCGATCGTCACGGTGTCGTCGGTGACACCGGGAACCGGCGCGGCGGGATCGTCGGCGTCGGTGCCGGCGGGGGTGCTGCACGCGGTCAGCGCGACGGCGACGGCGGTGGCGCCGACCATCGCCGCGAGGCGGCGTGCGGAGTGATGCTGTGACATGGTCACCTCTTTCGTGGGTTGGTTGACTGCAGGACGGGATCGATCGGATGCTGCGCCCGCGGCTCGCGGCGCCCGGGCTGGCGGTGTTCGGACTCGGAGTGGCCGGAGACGGATGCCGTCGGCACGGCGGCCGGCCCTGTCGCGGAATCGCCCGCCACAGCGGAGTCACCGCTCACCGCACCGCTCACCGCCGCAGCGGCATCACCGGCCCGGCCGCCCGGCGCCGACGGCGCATCGGTGCCCGCGGCATCCGTCGCCCGATGCCGACGCCGACGCCCGCGCAGGCTCGCGAGGCCGCCCGGCCACGCGAGCATGACGACGATGAGCAGAAGGCCGAAGACCAGCACGGTGAGGTTGCCCGAGAGCCGCTGCTCGAGACCGGCGTCGAGATCGAGGGCCCGGGTGACCGTCGTGATCAGCCAGGGCAGCAGCACGATGAGCGCCGAGCCGATGGCTGCGCCGCCGATGCTGCCGAGGCCGCCGACGACGACCGCGACCACGAGCAGCAGCGAGAACGCGAGGGTGTAGGCGCCGGGGCTGACCGACTGCACGGCGAAGCAGAGCACGGCGCCCCCGGCGCCGGCGGCGATCGAGCTCACGGTGAACGCCGTCACCTTCACGCGCCCGGCACGCAGCCCGTTCAGGCGCGCTGCGGTGTCGTCGTCGCGCACCGCACGCATGCGCAGGCCGAGGCGGCCGCGGCGCAGGGCGGCGATCCAGGTCACGGTCACCCCGGCGACGAGGATCGCGACCCACGCCTGCCACTGCTCCAGGGCGATGAGTCGCTCGAGGAACGGCGGCACGCCGTCGTACGCGATCTGCAGCCCCTGGTCCCCGCGGAAGACGCCCGAGAACGCGGCTGTCACAGCCGGGATCGCGATGACGAGCGCCAGGGTGACTCCCGCGAGGTACGGCCCCTTGAGCCGCGCCGCGGCGAGCCCCAGGAGCAGGCCCAGTGCGCCCGAGACGACGAGCGCCGCGAGCATCGAGAGCGCGAAGCGCGGGATGCCGTCGAGTCCGGCATCCGTCAGCGCATTCGCGGTGAGCGCGTAGCCGTACCCTCCGGCCGCCATGAGTGCGGCGTGGCCGAGCGAGAGCTGACCGCTCAGGCCGATCAGCAGGGTGAGTCCAGCGGCCGCGCAGAAGTACGCGGCGATCGTCGCGAGCTGGAAGTTGCGGTACGGATCGAGCAGGAACGTGGCGCCGATCGCGAGCACGGTGAGCACGCCGCCGAAGACGACGGTGCGCGGGACGCCGGTGAGTGCGGGCAGGATGCGGCGGCTCATGCGCTTCGCGCCTCTCGCATCGAGAAGATGCCACCCGGTCTCACCAGCAGCACCCCCACCAGGAGCACCAGCACGCCGATCGGCGCGACGGTGGCGCCGAGGTATCCGGTCACGAGCGTCATCGCCACGCCGACCACGAGGCCGCCGAGGAGCGCCCCCACCGGGGAGTCGAGTCCGCCGACGACGGCGACGGTGAACGCGTAGACGAACAGCACGTCGGTGGAGTGCGGGTTGAGTCCGAGCTCGGTCGGCACGAGCAGCAGGGCGGCGAGCGCGGCGACGGCGGCCGACAGCATCCAGCCGATCGTCACCATGCGCGAGACGCGCACACCCAGGATGCGCGACACCTCGGGTGCGAACGCCGATGCCCGCAGCTGCAGCCCGAGCGACGTGAAGCGGAAGAGCAGCGCGAGGCCGGTCATCACGACGGTCGCCACGACGAGCACGAAGATGTCGTACGGCGAGAGCAGCGGCACGCCGCCGACGACGAGCGGGCTGTCGTCGAACGGGGCCGCCATGGGCCGGTACTGCTGCCCGAACAGGATGCCGAGCACCGACTGAAGCACCATGACGAGGCCGATCGCGATGATGACCCCGGCGAGCGGGCTGCTGTGCGGGGCGAAGCGCATGACACCGCGCTCCACGCCGAAGCCGATCGCGGCGCCGGCGATGACGCCGGCCGCGAGCCCGGCCCAGTACGACCCGGTGATCCCGGTGACGGCGAAGGCCACGTATGTCGCGACGAGGGCCATCGCGCCCTGCGCGAAGTTGATGATGCGCGCAGCACGCCAGATCAGCACGAGCGACAGGGCGAACAGCGCGAAGACGGCGCCGCGGGCGAGGCCGGTGGCGAGGAGGAAGAGCAGGCGATCCATCAGAACCCCAGGTAGGCGTGTCGGAGGGCGGAGTCGGTGGCGAGGTCGGATGCCGCGGCGTCGGCGACCACCCGTCCGAGGTCGAGGACCACGCCGCGGTCGGCGATCGACAGGGCACTGGTCACGTTCTGCTCGGCGAGGAGCACCGTGAGGCCCCGGCTCTCGGCAGCGGCGCGCAGCGTGCCCATCAGCTGGGCGACGACGAGCGGCGCGAGACCGAGCGACGGCTCGTCGAGCGCGAGCACCGTCGGCTCGGCGATGAGGGCACGCCCCAGGGCGAGCATCTGGCGCTCGCCGCCCGACAGCTGGTGCCCGTCGGCCTGTCGGCGTCGGGCGAGCGGCTCGAACATGTCGTAGATGCCGGCGACCGCCCGCTCGCGCGCAACCCCGCGGTGGCGCCACAGCGCTCCGAGACGCAGGTTCTCGTCGACCGTGAGCTCGGCGACGACGCTCCGCCCGTCGGGCACGAGGGCGACACCGCGCCGCGCCCGCTGCTCCGTGCGCAGCAGCGCGAGGTCTTCACCGTCGAGCCGGATCGATCCGGATGCCGCGGGCACGAGCCCTGCGAGCGTGCGCAGCAGCGTCGTCTTGCCCGCGCCGTTCGCTCCGAGGAGCGCCACGATCTCACCCGGCCGCAGACCGAACGAGACGTCGTGGAGCACCGGCGCGCCGCCGTAGCCGACGGTGAGGGACTCGATCGCGAGGGCGCCCGTGCGCGTCGCCTCGGGGGCCGTGCCCGCCACGGCGCTCATGCCGTCGCCTTCACGCCGAGGTATGCCTCTTCGACGCGCGGGTCGGTGCGCACCTCGTCGGGGGTGCCGCGGGCGATCACCCGCCCGAAGTCGAGCACCTCGATGCGGTCGGCGAGGCCCATGACGAAGTCGACGTGGTGCTCGACCAGCAGCACCGAGCATCCGCCGTCGGCGACCCGGCGCACCGTCTCGCCCAGGGCCGCGATGTCGTCGGCGCCGAGACCGCCGGCGGGCTCGTCGAGCAGCAGCAGGCGAGGACGCGTGACCAGCGCGCGGGCGAGCGCGACCCGCTTGCGGTCGGGATACGCGAGCGCGCCGACGGGCTGCGCCGCGAGGCCGCCGAGGTGGAGGTCGTCGAGCTGTGCGGCGACGCGTGCCGCGGCATCCGCACGCGCGGCGATCGGTACGAGCACGTTCTCGGCGACCGAGAGCGTGTCGAAGAGCCCGAGGCCCTGCAGCG is a window of Microbacterium terrae DNA encoding:
- a CDS encoding branched-chain amino acid ABC transporter permease — its product is MSRRILPALTGVPRTVVFGGVLTVLAIGATFLLDPYRNFQLATIAAYFCAAAGLTLLIGLSGQLSLGHAALMAAGGYGYALTANALTDAGLDGIPRFALSMLAALVVSGALGLLLGLAAARLKGPYLAGVTLALVIAIPAVTAAFSGVFRGDQGLQIAYDGVPPFLERLIALEQWQAWVAILVAGVTVTWIAALRRGRLGLRMRAVRDDDTAARLNGLRAGRVKVTAFTVSSIAAGAGGAVLCFAVQSVSPGAYTLAFSLLLVVAVVVGGLGSIGGAAIGSALIVLLPWLITTVTRALDLDAGLEQRLSGNLTVLVFGLLLIVVMLAWPGGLASLRGRRRRHRATDAAGTDAPSAPGGRAGDAAAAVSGAVSGDSAVAGDSATGPAAVPTASVSGHSESEHRQPGRREPRAQHPIDPVLQSTNPRKR
- a CDS encoding ABC transporter substrate-binding protein is translated as MSQHHSARRLAAMVGATAVAVALTACSTPAGTDADDPAAPVPGVTDDTVTIGTHTPLTGPAAAGYSSISAAATAYFEFLNDNGGVNGRSIEYIVKDDGYNPATTQTVVRELVQEDEVFAIVNGLGTPTHTSVLDFLNQNEVPDLFVASGSTSWNQPEKYPFTFGFNADYVVEGAALAQYAADEYPGKKVCLLGQDDDFGDEMIEGAELALGADGLTHVERYSVSNQDVTAQVGALQAAGCEINILATINGFSALAIGTAAQLGWFPMWFSSSSGASYETLVEYLGADVGPQLLQGLVGTNYLPAAQSDDDWIELFQQVNADYNDGAAFDGNTVYGMSVAYLFAEALAVAGEDPTRESLIDAIQSGELAGSGVLPLAFAEDSHAAYTGVGITTVDQGVQDYLGRTYAVDGGSVVEVESEQTPLSNGGIPGA
- a CDS encoding branched-chain amino acid ABC transporter permease, with translation MDRLLFLLATGLARGAVFALFALSLVLIWRAARIINFAQGAMALVATYVAFAVTGITGSYWAGLAAGVIAGAAIGFGVERGVMRFAPHSSPLAGVIIAIGLVMVLQSVLGILFGQQYRPMAAPFDDSPLVVGGVPLLSPYDIFVLVVATVVMTGLALLFRFTSLGLQLRASAFAPEVSRILGVRVSRMVTIGWMLSAAVAALAALLLVPTELGLNPHSTDVLFVYAFTVAVVGGLDSPVGALLGGLVVGVAMTLVTGYLGATVAPIGVLVLLVGVLLVRPGGIFSMREARSA
- a CDS encoding ABC transporter ATP-binding protein, coding for MNLHEPDAVASVPPRLAVDALTVTFGGLTAVDGVAFDVRPGEIVALIGPNGAGKTTVFNAICGLVRRSGDVRVDGAPTPRRTAGLTARRVSRTLQGLGLFDTLSVAENVLVPIAARADAAARVAAQLDDLHLGGLAAQPVGALAYPDRKRVALARALVTRPRLLLLDEPAGGLGADDIAALGETVRRVADGGCSVLLVEHHVDFVMGLADRIEVLDFGRVIARGTPDEVRTDPRVEEAYLGVKATA
- a CDS encoding ABC transporter ATP-binding protein, yielding MSAVAGTAPEATRTGALAIESLTVGYGGAPVLHDVSFGLRPGEIVALLGANGAGKTTLLRTLAGLVPAASGSIRLDGEDLALLRTEQRARRGVALVPDGRSVVAELTVDENLRLGALWRHRGVARERAVAGIYDMFEPLARRRQADGHQLSGGERQMLALGRALIAEPTVLALDEPSLGLAPLVVAQLMGTLRAAAESRGLTVLLAEQNVTSALSIADRGVVLDLGRVVADAAASDLATDSALRHAYLGF